In Anopheles gambiae chromosome 2, idAnoGambNW_F1_1, whole genome shotgun sequence, a single window of DNA contains:
- the LOC1275936 gene encoding guanosine-3',5'-bis(diphosphate) 3'-pyrophosphohydrolase MESH1, producing MEHSSIPQNFITIYTKCINFAAIKHRNQRRLDSDETPYINHPIGVAYILTEAGITDLEVLQAAILHDTVEDTDTSFEEIESLFGPTVRAIVQEVTDDKSLPKQERKRLQIEHASKKSHQAKLVKLADKIYNLRDLQRCKPKNWTNERCREYFIWAKQVCDNLKGTNESLESILDDIFRQENVN from the exons ATGGAGCACTCTTCAATCCCGCAGAATTTTATAACAATTTACACCAAATGCATAAATTTTGCAGCTATAAAACATAGGAATCAACGTCGTCTGGATTCCGATGAAACCCCATACATTAATCACCCTATCG GTGTTGCCTACATTCTTACTGAAGCAGGGATTACGGATTTAGAAGTATTGCAAGCCGCCATCCTCCACGACACCGTAGAAGATACTGACACTTCGTTCGAAGAAATTGAATCTCTGTTTGGCCCAACCGTGCGCGCTATCGTGCAAGAGGTAACGGACGATAAGTCGCTGCCGAAACAAGAGCGGAAACGGCTACAGATTGAGCATGCTAGTAAGAAGAGTCATCAGGCCAAACTGGTGAAGCTCGCCGATAAAATTTACAATCTTCGTGATCTTCAACGCTGTAAACCGAAAAATTGGACTAACGAAAGATGTCGCGAATATTTCATTTGGGCGAAACAAGTTTGCGATAATCTAAAGGGAACGAACGAATCGTTAGAATCCATTCTGGATGATATATTTCGGCAGGAGAATGTCAATTAA